One part of the Janthinobacterium sp. 17J80-10 genome encodes these proteins:
- a CDS encoding DUF2182 domain-containing protein, which produces MASTRRFPGRVAELASSLSTGTGPAASIAALSGRDRIVIGLCLVVVVALAWAYLFYLDRMMAPAMAQDAEMAGMAMVRQWSAADFLFTLAMWVVMMIGMMVASATPVLLLFAAAHARRGGGRVPLAVLAFALGYLLAWSGFALCAVLAQWALHQAALLSPQMALSSAQAGGAVLVAAGLYQMTPLKRACLQHCQSPLGFLLSHWREGIGGALQMGMRHGAWCLGCCWALMAVLFVVGVMNLAWVAALAVFILLEKLAPAGVTVSRVAGAAMMVAGMMLLAGQA; this is translated from the coding sequence ATGGCCAGTACGCGCCGTTTTCCTGGCAGGGTGGCTGAGCTGGCGTCTTCCTTGTCCACCGGCACCGGCCCGGCAGCGTCGATTGCGGCGCTCTCCGGGCGCGACCGCATTGTGATTGGCTTGTGCCTGGTTGTTGTCGTGGCGCTGGCCTGGGCCTACCTGTTCTATCTCGACCGCATGATGGCGCCTGCCATGGCGCAGGATGCCGAGATGGCCGGCATGGCGATGGTGCGGCAGTGGAGCGCGGCGGATTTCCTGTTCACCCTGGCGATGTGGGTCGTCATGATGATCGGCATGATGGTCGCATCGGCGACGCCAGTGCTGTTGCTGTTCGCCGCAGCCCACGCCCGCCGCGGCGGGGGGCGGGTGCCGCTGGCCGTGCTGGCTTTCGCGCTGGGTTACCTGCTGGCCTGGAGCGGCTTTGCCCTGTGCGCCGTGCTGGCGCAGTGGGCATTGCACCAGGCGGCGCTGCTGTCGCCGCAGATGGCCCTGTCCAGTGCGCAGGCGGGCGGTGCGGTGCTGGTTGCCGCCGGTCTCTATCAGATGACGCCGTTAAAACGCGCCTGCCTGCAGCATTGCCAAAGCCCGCTGGGCTTTTTGCTGTCGCACTGGCGCGAAGGCATTGGCGGCGCTTTGCAAATGGGGATGCGGCATGGCGCCTGGTGCCTTGGCTGCTGCTGGGCGCTGATGGCGGTGTTGTTCGTGGTCGGCGTGATGAACCTGGCCTGGGTGGCGGCACTGGCCGTTTTCATCCTGCTGGAAAAGCTTGCCCCCGCTGGCGTCACCGTCTCGCGTGTGGCTGGCGCGGCGATGATGGTCGCCGGGATGATGCTGCTGGCCGGACAAGCATAA
- a CDS encoding DUF1326 domain-containing protein, with protein sequence MATSAWQLDGQYYETCNCDFVCPCVPSQMQAKPTQGSCNFAMAFQIEHGKYGALTLDGLGFIVLGHTPAEMGEGNWTVGLVADERASAEQREAITAIASGSAGGPMALLSGLVGNFAGVESAPIQFERDGVNWSVAALDKIDMAAKGAMGLNPQATEPLHLDHTGHPAADSFALANVSRSHIHALGFDWDDVSGKNNGQYAPFSWQGG encoded by the coding sequence ATGGCAACTTCGGCTTGGCAGCTTGATGGCCAATACTATGAAACCTGCAATTGCGATTTTGTCTGCCCCTGTGTGCCCAGCCAGATGCAGGCCAAACCGACCCAGGGCAGTTGCAATTTTGCGATGGCGTTCCAGATCGAGCACGGAAAGTACGGCGCCCTGACGCTCGATGGCCTTGGGTTCATTGTCCTCGGGCATACGCCGGCAGAAATGGGTGAGGGCAACTGGACGGTCGGGCTCGTCGCCGACGAACGCGCCAGCGCCGAGCAGCGTGAGGCGATTACGGCGATTGCCAGTGGATCGGCCGGCGGGCCGATGGCGCTGCTGTCCGGATTGGTAGGCAATTTTGCCGGCGTCGAGTCGGCCCCGATCCAATTCGAACGCGATGGCGTGAACTGGTCGGTGGCAGCGCTAGATAAGATCGATATGGCGGCAAAAGGGGCGATGGGGCTGAATCCGCAAGCCACTGAACCGCTCCATCTGGACCATACCGGCCACCCGGCGGCGGATAGCTTTGCCCTCGCCAATGTTTCGCGCAGCCATATCCATGCGCTGGGTTTCGACTGGGACGATGTCAGCGGCAAGAACAATGGCCAGTACGCGCCGTTTTCCTGGCAGGGTGGCTGA
- a CDS encoding OsmC family protein has protein sequence MDIKVHKGEGKLQHFIDIGQHRLLTDESPQVGGEDTGPSPHELLAASLGACTALTLTLYARRKEWPLEDVQVRIEHAHEGAAFILKRHIHYVGALDAEQRARLTEIANKCPIHKVLSGEIRITTQEE, from the coding sequence ATGGATATCAAGGTACACAAAGGCGAAGGCAAGCTGCAGCACTTCATCGACATTGGGCAACACCGGTTATTGACCGATGAAAGTCCGCAGGTTGGCGGCGAAGACACCGGCCCTTCCCCGCACGAACTGCTGGCGGCATCGCTGGGCGCCTGCACGGCACTCACGCTCACCCTGTATGCGCGCCGCAAGGAATGGCCCCTGGAAGACGTGCAGGTGCGCATCGAGCATGCGCACGAAGGCGCTGCCTTTATCCTGAAGCGGCATATCCATTACGTCGGCGCACTCGATGCCGAGCAGCGCGCGCGCCTGACCGAGATTGCCAACAAGTGCCCGATCCACAAGGTATTGTCGGGCGAAATCCGGATTACCACGCAGGAGGAATAG
- a CDS encoding pirin family protein has protein sequence MTDASEVLPDGALEVVVVPRTTDLGDHFEVRRALPSRQKRMVGPFVFLDEMGPHVFAAGKGLDVRPHPHIGLATVTYLFTGEILHRDSLGSVQAIQPGDVNWMTAGRGIVHSQRTAPETRQHESSLSGLQCWVALPRAKEECAPDFRHTGAAELPVEEAEGVSARIIAGSFFGRRSPVATLSDLFYVDVQLQPRARMDIPADYTERAIYVVEGALDLGRDGLFDAGQLLVLKPGKHVTIAAGAAGVRAMLLGGEPMDGARYLTWNFVSSSAERIEQAKDDWREQRFAKVPDETEFIPLPDLPGKPVHYP, from the coding sequence ATGACTGATGCGTCTGAAGTGCTGCCAGACGGCGCCCTGGAAGTCGTGGTCGTACCGCGCACGACGGATCTCGGCGACCACTTCGAAGTGCGGCGCGCGCTGCCGTCGCGGCAAAAGCGCATGGTCGGGCCGTTTGTCTTTCTCGACGAGATGGGCCCGCATGTCTTTGCCGCAGGCAAGGGCCTCGATGTGCGGCCGCACCCGCATATCGGGCTGGCTACCGTCACGTATCTTTTTACCGGCGAAATCCTGCACCGCGACAGCCTCGGCAGCGTACAGGCCATCCAGCCCGGCGATGTGAACTGGATGACCGCCGGCAGAGGCATCGTCCATTCGCAACGCACCGCACCCGAAACGCGGCAGCATGAATCCTCGCTGTCCGGCCTGCAATGCTGGGTGGCGCTGCCGCGCGCCAAAGAAGAATGCGCGCCCGATTTTCGCCATACCGGGGCCGCCGAGCTGCCGGTGGAAGAAGCCGAAGGCGTGTCGGCACGCATTATCGCCGGCAGCTTTTTCGGCCGCCGCTCGCCGGTGGCCACCCTGTCCGACCTGTTCTACGTCGATGTGCAACTCCAGCCGCGCGCACGGATGGATATTCCGGCCGACTATACCGAACGGGCCATCTACGTGGTGGAAGGCGCCCTCGACCTGGGCCGCGATGGCCTCTTTGATGCCGGGCAATTGCTGGTTTTAAAACCCGGCAAGCACGTCACCATCGCTGCCGGCGCGGCAGGCGTACGTGCCATGCTGCTGGGCGGTGAACCGATGGATGGGGCGCGCTACCTCACCTGGAACTTCGTTTCCAGCTCGGCCGAGCGCATCGAACAAGCCAAGGACGACTGGCGCGAGCAGCGGTTTGCGAAGGTGCCGGACGAGACCGAATTCATTCCCCTGCCCGATCTTCCGGGCAAGCCGGTGCATTATCCTTAA
- a CDS encoding malonic semialdehyde reductase, translating to MSKQLKEEGLDLLFRQARTFNTWQDKPVSDDILKQIYDLMKWGPTSANCCPVRILFLRTPEAKQRLLPALAPGNVEKTMSAPVTAIIGYDGKFYEQLPKLFPHADARAWFANTPELAEVTARRNSSLQGAYFMLAARALGLDCGPLSGFDQAKVDHEFFPAEGRPDFAYEYFPDSHIKTNFLCNLGYGDTKNLFPRSPRLEFDEACKLL from the coding sequence ATGAGCAAGCAATTGAAAGAGGAAGGACTCGACCTGCTGTTTCGCCAGGCTCGCACTTTCAATACCTGGCAAGACAAGCCCGTCAGCGACGACATCCTGAAACAGATCTACGACCTCATGAAATGGGGCCCGACCAGCGCCAACTGCTGCCCTGTGCGTATCCTCTTCCTGCGCACGCCGGAAGCGAAACAGCGCCTGTTGCCCGCGCTTGCCCCGGGCAATGTGGAAAAAACCATGTCAGCGCCGGTCACGGCGATCATTGGTTACGATGGTAAATTCTACGAGCAATTGCCCAAGCTATTTCCCCATGCGGACGCGCGCGCCTGGTTCGCCAATACCCCGGAACTGGCGGAAGTCACGGCGCGGCGCAATAGCTCCCTGCAAGGCGCCTATTTCATGCTGGCGGCGCGCGCGCTGGGACTGGATTGCGGCCCCTTGTCCGGCTTCGATCAAGCCAAAGTCGACCATGAATTTTTCCCGGCCGAGGGCCGCCCCGACTTTGCGTATGAGTATTTTCCCGATAGCCATATCAAGACCAATTTCCTGTGCAATCTTGGATATGGCGATACGAAAAACTTGTTTCCGCGCAGCCCGCGGCTGGAATTCGATGAGGCCTGCAAGTTGCTTTGA
- a CDS encoding AAA family ATPase has product MKSISVFNNKGGVGKTTLTYHVGHALSEMGFKVLMIDADPQCNLTIYSLNQESIHSIWEKEDKFIDAGFESSKNSLVLDDFRNLINEPRSLHFILKPTEEGTGDLESLPPPVKLSSSLDIIPGRLTLHLYEDKIAERWAGIYRGDPLAIRTVTKIREISEKYSTQYGYDYVIIDTSPSLGSLNKVVISTVDGFFVPAAPDLFSLYGIRNIGKSLSAWKAEFNIIYQLISEEKRHSFPKDFVSFLGYTIYNAKKYSGVNNTWNLAHAHFNYANRIPETIKRCIEKGLRSHLDDATMSAPIGETSVMHSHNTFPTMAQHYHTPMWRIPSLPEIETEHASTIRGASAKYQETGAAYRQFCESMLKRIELLDA; this is encoded by the coding sequence GTGAAATCGATTTCAGTATTCAACAATAAAGGCGGCGTGGGAAAAACCACCCTTACTTATCACGTCGGGCACGCTCTATCTGAGATGGGGTTTAAAGTGCTAATGATAGATGCGGACCCACAATGCAATTTAACTATTTATTCTTTAAATCAAGAATCAATCCATAGCATCTGGGAAAAGGAAGATAAATTTATAGATGCAGGGTTCGAATCGTCGAAAAATTCACTCGTTCTAGATGATTTCCGCAACTTAATTAATGAGCCAAGAAGCTTGCATTTTATTTTAAAACCTACTGAAGAAGGTACTGGCGACCTTGAGTCCTTACCCCCCCCAGTGAAGCTCTCCAGTTCGCTCGATATTATTCCAGGCAGGCTCACACTGCACCTATATGAAGACAAAATCGCTGAACGATGGGCTGGAATATATAGAGGCGACCCGTTGGCTATACGCACAGTTACGAAAATCAGAGAAATCAGCGAAAAATACAGCACGCAGTATGGCTATGATTACGTCATCATTGATACTTCGCCGAGTTTGGGGTCACTAAATAAAGTAGTTATATCAACAGTTGATGGTTTTTTTGTTCCTGCGGCTCCCGATTTATTTTCACTATATGGCATTCGGAACATCGGCAAATCTCTCAGCGCCTGGAAAGCCGAGTTCAATATCATTTATCAGCTTATTTCAGAAGAGAAGAGGCATTCTTTTCCAAAAGATTTTGTGTCATTTTTGGGCTACACAATCTATAACGCAAAAAAATACTCTGGCGTGAATAACACTTGGAACTTGGCCCATGCTCATTTCAACTATGCAAACCGGATACCGGAAACTATCAAACGGTGCATCGAAAAAGGGTTACGTAGCCATCTAGACGACGCGACTATGAGTGCACCAATAGGCGAAACTTCAGTGATGCACTCGCACAATACCTTTCCAACGATGGCACAGCACTATCACACTCCAATGTGGAGGATCCCATCGCTACCTGAAATTGAAACGGAACATGCGAGCACCATACGGGGAGCAAGCGCAAAATACCAAGAAACTGGCGCTGCGTATCGCCAGTTTTGCGAATCGATGCTAAAAAGAATTGAATTGTTGGATGCGTAA
- a CDS encoding RelA/SpoT domain-containing protein → MNKEESIASATCKFNDDKHLFERFLNGVVDFFKLEPSLNQYGTPVIHTIKSRLKNESHLKDKLERKWDDANPISAANIYEKITDLAGVRVLHLYQDQFPNIHKHIMNQITNREWFLHEEPKVYSWDPEAIEFFKKLGLATEIKASYYTSIHYVVKPKADSNICCEIQVRTLFEEIWGEIDHSMNYPHAIENQACKEQLRVLSKLVSTGTRLADSIFRTKELTVQN, encoded by the coding sequence ATGAATAAAGAAGAGAGTATTGCTTCAGCAACCTGCAAATTCAATGATGATAAGCATCTATTTGAACGTTTTTTAAATGGTGTGGTTGACTTTTTTAAACTCGAACCTTCATTAAATCAATATGGCACACCTGTGATCCATACAATAAAAAGTAGACTGAAAAATGAAAGCCATTTAAAGGACAAACTTGAACGGAAATGGGATGACGCGAACCCTATTTCTGCAGCAAACATATATGAAAAAATTACTGATTTAGCTGGCGTCCGAGTTCTTCATTTATACCAAGACCAATTCCCCAATATTCATAAACATATTATGAATCAAATAACCAATCGAGAATGGTTTTTACATGAGGAGCCGAAGGTTTATTCATGGGATCCGGAAGCAATTGAATTTTTTAAAAAGTTAGGACTTGCTACTGAAATTAAAGCTTCGTATTACACCAGCATACATTACGTTGTAAAACCGAAAGCGGATTCAAATATATGTTGCGAAATTCAGGTTCGAACTCTATTTGAGGAAATTTGGGGAGAAATTGATCACAGTATGAACTACCCCCATGCTATTGAAAATCAAGCTTGTAAAGAGCAACTAAGAGTACTCTCCAAATTGGTGTCCACAGGAACGAGACTTGCCGACTCCATATTTAGGACCAAAGAGCTCACTGTGCAAAATTGA
- a CDS encoding transposase encodes MSQSGSRCFLVGTTLDTTIKQGNRKGRPNHPLEFKKHLAQAACEPGVSVSRLAREHGINANMLFKWRRHYRAGLFDSTASSALLPVVVADAGMAASPSLRARHGQIEITFAGAVIRIEGGADADTTTDCFVSSILHSELFGPKYGVGKSRSCGHQFGEYS; translated from the coding sequence ATGAGCCAAAGTGGCTCCCGCTGTTTTTTGGTAGGAACTACTTTGGATACAACAATCAAGCAGGGGAACCGCAAGGGCCGTCCGAACCATCCTCTCGAATTCAAGAAACACCTTGCGCAGGCCGCTTGCGAGCCGGGCGTCTCCGTGTCGCGTCTGGCCAGGGAGCATGGCATCAACGCCAACATGCTGTTCAAATGGCGTCGCCACTATCGTGCTGGCTTGTTCGATAGCACAGCGTCGTCGGCCTTGTTGCCGGTGGTCGTGGCCGATGCTGGCATGGCGGCATCTCCATCACTGCGAGCACGGCACGGCCAGATTGAAATCACCTTCGCCGGTGCGGTGATCCGCATTGAAGGCGGCGCTGACGCCGACACCACGACTGACTGCTTTGTATCGTCAATTTTGCACAGTGAGCTCTTTGGTCCTAAATATGGAGTCGGCAAGTCTCGTTCCTGTGGACACCAATTTGGAGAGTACTCTTAG
- a CDS encoding DEAD/DEAH box helicase family protein encodes MTYMPSHGKANELVFQNDIIRQLVANGWLLGTADKYNRALALYEEDVLGFVKESQDEQWQKFCALYPNDPEQKFIERVAAQLNKADPNAANKEMRTFGTLGVLRHELRDRGTRFSLCQFKPEHDLNPDTLARYQQNRLRVVPELVYSPWATAAHLEETGAKANAWRIDLVLFVNGLPVATLELKSEFKQAVHNAIKQYKTTRLAVDPVTKKPEPLLTFKRGALVHFAVSQYEVYMATRLEGDDTFFLPFNKGTAEGGAGNDVPIDVNKYATEYLWNEVLLPDNLLNILARFVHLQIDEKEDWEGRKYKKESLIFPRYHQWDVVNKLVNAAKSEGPGQKYLIQHSAGSGKSNSIAWVAHQLSSLYDAHGNKQFHSVIVVTDRTVLDAQLQDTIYQFEHTDGVVGRINRQEGDGSKSEKLAAALESSQPIIIVTIQTFPFVLKAIENSVSLKERNYVVIADEAHSSQTGSTARQLKEVLMVDGVGEDDELTTDDILDAAVALRRASNNLSYLAFTATPKTKTLELFGRLPKPDETPSKTNKPAAYHVYSMRQAIEEGFILDVLKNYTNYKVAYNLAMKIAGSDQEVESKKAKVKLNQWVRLHDYNISQKVQVIVEHFKDNVMGLLGGQAKAMVVTSSRKEAVRYKLGFDKYITEQGYQKIHAMVAFSGEVEFNAKDPNADALVGNKYTETNMNPKLKGRDMRKAFDTDDYQVMIVANKFQTGFDQPKLCAMYVDKKLGGVECVQTLSRLNRTYPGKAQTGTFVLDFFNEPQEILDAFQPYYQTAELADVSDPDLIFDLFDKLRAAGVFTWNEVEQFCDAFFVKSKSNAAIANICKPAVERWQKRYKSAVEAYKQARDIFERTKQTKDAVLIANAEKSFKVCKQEKDALEIFKKDLGTFVRFYEFMSQIVDYDDKDLEKLSLYARNLRPMLRETIIDEDDVDLNSIVLSHYRLSKIRQHDLIMQESDEYKLAPGDEAGTAKAKDKKVEFLSQIVHRLNELFITDHLTESDMVNYAHTIRDKVKENEVVMRQLANNTAEQALLGDFPKAVDDAILDSSDAHREQMMQLLSDPKKAAGFAKIVFDLLRSSH; translated from the coding sequence ATGACATATATGCCCAGCCACGGCAAGGCCAATGAGCTTGTCTTTCAAAACGACATAATCCGACAATTGGTCGCCAATGGCTGGCTGCTCGGCACAGCCGATAAATACAATCGCGCGCTGGCTTTGTATGAAGAGGATGTGCTGGGCTTTGTCAAAGAGTCGCAGGACGAGCAATGGCAAAAGTTTTGTGCGCTGTATCCGAATGATCCTGAACAAAAGTTTATCGAGCGGGTTGCTGCGCAATTGAACAAGGCCGATCCAAATGCGGCCAACAAAGAGATGCGCACCTTCGGCACGCTGGGCGTGTTGCGCCATGAGTTGCGCGACCGTGGCACGCGCTTTAGCTTGTGCCAGTTCAAGCCTGAACATGATCTGAATCCGGATACATTGGCGCGGTATCAGCAGAACCGGTTGCGGGTAGTGCCGGAGCTGGTGTACAGCCCGTGGGCGACCGCTGCGCACCTGGAGGAAACCGGAGCCAAGGCCAATGCCTGGCGCATCGATCTGGTGTTGTTTGTCAATGGTTTGCCGGTGGCTACCCTTGAACTGAAGTCGGAGTTCAAGCAAGCGGTGCACAACGCGATCAAGCAGTACAAGACCACGCGCTTAGCCGTAGATCCGGTCACCAAAAAACCGGAACCCTTGTTGACCTTCAAGCGCGGTGCGCTAGTGCATTTTGCGGTCAGCCAGTACGAGGTGTATATGGCGACACGGCTGGAAGGCGACGACACCTTTTTCCTGCCGTTTAACAAAGGCACGGCGGAAGGCGGCGCGGGCAACGATGTGCCGATTGATGTGAACAAGTACGCGACCGAGTATCTGTGGAATGAAGTGTTGCTGCCCGATAACCTGCTGAACATTCTTGCGCGCTTTGTGCATTTGCAGATCGATGAGAAGGAAGATTGGGAAGGGCGCAAGTACAAGAAGGAAAGCCTGATCTTCCCGCGTTATCACCAATGGGATGTGGTCAACAAGCTGGTCAATGCCGCGAAGAGCGAAGGGCCGGGGCAGAAATACTTGATCCAGCATAGCGCCGGCTCCGGCAAGTCGAATTCGATCGCGTGGGTCGCGCATCAGTTGTCGTCGCTGTATGACGCGCACGGCAACAAGCAATTCCATTCGGTGATCGTGGTGACCGACCGCACGGTGCTGGATGCGCAGTTGCAGGATACGATTTACCAGTTCGAGCATACCGATGGCGTGGTCGGACGCATCAACCGGCAGGAAGGCGATGGCTCGAAGTCGGAAAAGCTGGCAGCGGCGCTGGAAAGTTCGCAACCGATCATCATCGTGACGATCCAGACCTTTCCGTTTGTGTTGAAGGCGATTGAAAACAGCGTCAGCCTGAAAGAACGCAATTATGTAGTGATCGCCGACGAGGCGCATTCATCGCAAACCGGCTCGACCGCGCGCCAGTTGAAGGAAGTGTTGATGGTCGACGGCGTCGGCGAAGATGACGAGCTGACCACCGACGATATCCTCGACGCTGCTGTCGCATTGCGCCGCGCATCGAACAACCTGAGTTATCTGGCCTTTACCGCCACGCCAAAAACCAAGACGCTGGAATTGTTTGGCCGCTTGCCCAAGCCCGATGAAACGCCCTCCAAAACCAACAAGCCCGCTGCCTACCATGTGTACAGCATGCGCCAGGCGATCGAGGAAGGCTTCATTCTCGATGTGCTGAAAAACTATACCAACTACAAGGTCGCGTACAACCTGGCGATGAAGATCGCCGGCAGCGATCAGGAAGTGGAAAGCAAGAAGGCCAAGGTCAAGCTGAACCAGTGGGTGCGCCTGCACGACTACAACATCAGCCAGAAGGTGCAGGTGATTGTCGAGCACTTCAAGGACAATGTGATGGGATTGCTGGGTGGGCAAGCCAAGGCGATGGTGGTGACTAGCTCGCGCAAGGAAGCGGTGCGTTACAAGTTGGGCTTCGATAAATACATTACCGAGCAGGGTTACCAGAAAATCCATGCGATGGTGGCGTTCTCAGGTGAGGTCGAGTTCAACGCAAAAGACCCGAATGCAGATGCGCTGGTCGGTAACAAATACACCGAGACCAACATGAACCCGAAGCTCAAGGGCCGCGACATGCGCAAGGCCTTTGATACCGATGATTATCAGGTGATGATCGTCGCCAACAAGTTCCAGACCGGTTTCGACCAGCCCAAGCTGTGCGCGATGTATGTGGACAAGAAGCTCGGCGGCGTGGAATGCGTGCAAACCCTGTCGCGCCTGAACCGGACCTATCCGGGCAAGGCTCAGACTGGGACGTTTGTGCTGGACTTCTTCAATGAGCCGCAGGAGATCCTCGACGCGTTCCAGCCGTATTACCAGACTGCTGAGCTGGCGGACGTGTCCGATCCCGATCTGATTTTTGACCTGTTCGATAAATTGCGCGCGGCTGGCGTATTTACCTGGAATGAGGTCGAGCAATTCTGCGATGCGTTCTTTGTGAAAAGCAAAAGCAATGCAGCGATTGCCAATATCTGCAAACCGGCGGTCGAGCGCTGGCAAAAGCGCTACAAGTCGGCGGTGGAAGCATACAAGCAGGCGCGGGATATCTTCGAGCGCACCAAGCAGACCAAGGATGCGGTGTTGATCGCCAATGCCGAGAAATCGTTCAAGGTATGCAAGCAGGAAAAGGATGCACTGGAAATCTTCAAGAAAGACCTGGGCACCTTTGTGCGCTTCTATGAATTCATGTCGCAGATCGTCGATTACGACGACAAGGACTTGGAAAAGCTGAGCTTGTACGCGCGCAACCTGCGTCCGATGCTGCGCGAGACCATCATTGATGAAGACGATGTCGATTTGAACAGCATCGTATTAAGCCATTACCGGTTGTCCAAAATCCGCCAGCATGACTTGATCATGCAAGAGTCGGATGAATACAAGCTGGCGCCGGGCGACGAGGCAGGGACGGCCAAAGCCAAGGACAAGAAAGTCGAGTTCCTGTCCCAGATCGTGCATAGGTTGAATGAGCTGTTCATCACCGATCATCTGACCGAAAGCGACATGGTCAATTACGCCCATACCATCCGCGACAAGGTGAAGGAAAATGAAGTGGTGATGCGGCAATTGGCGAACAATACTGCCGAGCAAGCGCTACTGGGCGATTTTCCCAAGGCGGTGGACGATGCAATCCTGGATAGTAGCGATGCACATCGGGAGCAGATGATGCAGTTGTTGTCAGACCCGAAAAAAGCGGCTGGATTTGCAAAGATTGTTTTCGATTTGTTGAGGTCGTCGCATTGA
- a CDS encoding restriction endonuclease subunit S: MSEKYRAYPEYKSTDTDWLGEAPKYWKTIPVGRLFRRVKRTNFSDKDLLSVYRDHGVVPTSSRDDNNNKPSDDLTPYQLVEPNDLVMNKMKAWQGSIAISEFEGIVSPAYFVYQPYSKLFDVAYPKYIHYLLRHPIYIAQYLRQSKGIRVSQWDLDPEEFQRIELLLPDKSEQKKIFNFLDNEIAKIDTLIEKQQQLIKLLKEKRQAVISHAVTKGLNSNAPMRDSGVEWLGEVPEHWIVAKLSFRYQVLLGKMLDDKKITGNFLAPYLRNTDVQWDSVNTVDLPQMDFRPEEQDRYSVRKGDLIVCEGGEIGRCAIWENEEPVFYQKALHRLRPSNALSDNTRFMYYQLFNAVHQERFISGAGKSTIAHLPAETFRQFKFPYPPYDEQEEISAFLDRQKVQFDLLEQKVAQQIALLQERRTALISAAVTGKIDVRNWQAPSQTTNKKIAA; this comes from the coding sequence ATGAGCGAGAAGTACCGAGCCTATCCAGAATATAAATCAACTGATACCGACTGGTTAGGTGAAGCCCCAAAGTATTGGAAAACTATTCCGGTAGGTCGTTTGTTTAGGCGAGTAAAAAGAACTAATTTTTCCGATAAAGACTTGCTATCTGTTTATCGGGATCATGGCGTGGTGCCCACATCCAGTCGTGACGACAATAATAATAAGCCTTCGGACGATTTGACTCCGTATCAATTGGTTGAGCCTAATGATCTTGTCATGAATAAGATGAAGGCCTGGCAAGGCTCGATAGCAATTTCAGAATTCGAAGGCATTGTCAGTCCGGCATACTTTGTATATCAACCATATTCAAAACTTTTTGACGTCGCATATCCGAAATACATTCATTACCTATTGCGGCATCCGATTTATATTGCTCAGTACCTAAGACAATCAAAAGGCATTCGCGTCAGTCAATGGGATTTAGATCCAGAAGAGTTTCAACGCATAGAATTGTTACTGCCTGATAAAAGTGAACAAAAAAAAATATTCAATTTCCTCGACAACGAAATCGCCAAGATCGACACGCTGATCGAGAAACAGCAACAACTGATCAAGCTGCTAAAAGAAAAACGTCAGGCAGTGATTAGTCATGCCGTGACCAAAGGTTTAAATTCCAATGCGCCGATGCGCGACTCGGGTGTTGAGTGGTTGGGTGAAGTTCCAGAACATTGGATCGTCGCTAAATTATCATTCAGGTACCAAGTACTGCTTGGAAAAATGCTTGATGATAAAAAAATCACTGGGAATTTTTTGGCCCCATATCTTAGAAACACAGACGTTCAATGGGATAGCGTGAACACAGTAGATCTTCCTCAGATGGATTTTCGCCCGGAAGAGCAAGATCGGTATTCTGTACGAAAGGGCGATTTAATTGTTTGTGAAGGTGGTGAGATCGGACGGTGCGCTATTTGGGAAAATGAAGAGCCAGTCTTTTATCAGAAAGCATTGCACAGATTAAGACCATCGAACGCATTGTCAGACAATACCCGTTTCATGTATTACCAATTGTTTAACGCTGTTCATCAAGAACGGTTTATCAGTGGTGCAGGTAAATCAACTATTGCGCATCTTCCCGCTGAAACTTTCAGGCAATTTAAATTTCCTTATCCGCCGTATGACGAGCAAGAGGAAATTTCTGCTTTTCTGGATAGGCAAAAAGTTCAATTTGATTTGCTGGAACAAAAGGTGGCACAACAAATCGCGTTACTTCAAGAACGTCGCACCGCCCTCATCTCAGCCGCCGTCACCGGAAAAATCGACGTCCGCAACTGGCAAGCACCCTCCCAAACCACCAATAAAAAGATCGCCGCATGA